AAGAACCTGGCCCGGGTGCTGGGGGTGGCGCCCGCCGAGGTGCCGTCGGCGCTGATGCGGGCCTCGCTGGCGTCGTACGCCCGGTACTGGCGCGAGGCGTTCCGGCTGCCCACCATGGACCACGCCGAATTGGCCGGCCGGCTGCACGATGGGGTGCGGGGCAAGGAGAACATCGAGGTCGCCCTGCAGGCCGGGCGCGGCGCGGTGCTGGCGTTGCCGCACAGCGGCAACTGGGACATGGCCGGGGTCTGGCTGGCGCAGACCCACGGCGGGTTCACCACCGTCGCCGAGCGGCTCAAACCCGAATCGCTGTACCGGCGCTTCGTCGAATTCCGGGAGAGCCTGGGCTTCGAAGTGCTGCCGCTGTCCGGCGGCGAACGCCCCCCGTCGGATGTACTGGCCGAGCGACTGAGGGCCAACGGGCTGGTCTGCCTGATGGCCGACCGCGACCTGACCCGAAGCGGGGTCGCGGTCGACTTCTTCGGCGAATCCACCCGGATGCCGGCCGGCCCGGCCAGACTCGCGATCGAAACCGGTGCGGCACTGCTGCCGGCGCACTGCTGGTTCGACGGCGCCGGGTGGGGTGTCCGGATTCATCCGCCGCTGGACTGCGCAGGCGCTGATGTCGAGGTGATCACCCAGGCGCTGGCCGACACGTTCACCGAGGGCATCGCCG
This is a stretch of genomic DNA from Mycolicibacter terrae. It encodes these proteins:
- a CDS encoding phosphatidylinositol mannoside acyltransferase, whose protein sequence is MRVPGLSQLDAWATDAGFAAGWMMVRALPEFVARNAFDAGALVAARGGGPEQLRKNLARVLGVAPAEVPSALMRASLASYARYWREAFRLPTMDHAELAGRLHDGVRGKENIEVALQAGRGAVLALPHSGNWDMAGVWLAQTHGGFTTVAERLKPESLYRRFVEFRESLGFEVLPLSGGERPPSDVLAERLRANGLVCLMADRDLTRSGVAVDFFGESTRMPAGPARLAIETGAALLPAHCWFDGAGWGVRIHPPLDCAGADVEVITQALADTFTEGIAAYPEDWHMMQPQWVADLPESRRARLGES